From the Bubalus kerabau isolate K-KA32 ecotype Philippines breed swamp buffalo chromosome 2, PCC_UOA_SB_1v2, whole genome shotgun sequence genome, one window contains:
- the ZBTB20 gene encoding zinc finger and BTB domain-containing protein 20 isoform X1, with amino-acid sequence MLERKKPKTAENQKASEENEITQPGGSSAKPGLPCLNFEAVLSPGPALIHSTHSLTNSHAHPGSSDCDISCKGMTERIHSINLHNFSNSVLETLNEQRNRGHFCDVTVRIHGSMLRAHRCVLAAGSPFFQDKLLLGYSDIEIPSVVSVQSVQKLIDFMYSGVLRVSQSEALQILTAASILQIKTVIDECTRIVSQNVGDVFPGIQDSGQDTPRGTPESGTSGQSSDTESGYLQSHPQHSVDRIYSALYACSMQNGSGERSFYSGAVVSHHETALGLPRDHHIEDPSWITRIHERSQQMERYLSTTPETTHCRKQPRPVRIQTLVGNIHIKQEMEDDYDYYGQQRVQILERNESEECTEDTDQAEGTESEPKGESFDSGVSSSIGTEPDSVEQQFGPGAARDSQAEPAQPEQAAEAPAEGAPQPHQLETGASSPERSNEVEVDNTVITVSNSSDKSVLQQPSVNTSIGQPLPSTQLYLRQTETLTSNLRMPLTLTSNTQVIGTAGNTYLPALFTTQPAGSGPKPFLFSLPQPLAGQQTQFVTVSQPGLSTFTAQLPAPQPLAPSAGHSTASGQGEKKPYECTLCNKTFTAKQNYVKHMFVHTGEKPHQCSICWRSFSLKDYLIKHMVTHTGVRAYQCSICNKRFTQKSSLNVHMRLHRGEKSYECYICKKKFSHKTLLERHVALHSASNGTPPAGTPPGSRAGPPGVVACTEGTTYVCSVCPAKFDQIEQFNDHMRMHVSDG; translated from the exons GTGACATCAGTTGCAAGGGGATGACCGAGCGCATTCACAGCATCAACCTTCACAACTTCAGCAATTCCGTGCTCGAGACCCTCAACGAGCAGCGCAACCGTGGCCACTTCTGTGACGTGACGGTGCGCATCCACGGGAGCATGCTGCGCGCACACCGCTGCGTGCTGGCCGCCGGCAGCCCCTTCTTCCAGGACAAGCTGCTGCTGGGCTACAGCGACATCGAGATCCCGTCGGTGGTGTCGGTGCAGTCGGTGCAAAAGCTCATTGACTTCATGTACAGCGGCGTGCTGCGCGTCTCACAGTCGGAAGCCCTGCAGATCCTCACGGCCGCCAGCATCCTGCAGATCAAAACTGTCATCGATGAGTGCACGCGCATCGTGTCGCAGAACGTGGGCGATGTGTTCCCGGGGATCCAGGACTCAGGCCAGGACACGCCACGGGGCACTCCTGAGTCGGGCACCTCCGGCCAGAGCAGCGACACCGAGTCAGGCTACCTGCAGAGCCACCCGCAGCACAGCGTGGACAGGATCTACTCGGCGCTGTACGCCTGCTCCATGCAGAACGGCAGCGGCGAGCGCTCCTTCTACAGCGGCGCAGTAGTCAGCCACCACGAGACTGCGCTCGGCCTGCCCCGCGACCACCACATAGAAGACCCCAGCTGGATCACGCGCATCCACGAGCGCTCGCAGCAGATGGAGCGCTACCTGTCCACCACCCCCGAGACCACGCACTGCCGCAAGCAGCCCCGGCCCGTGCGCATCCAGACCCTGGTGGGCAACATCCATatcaagcaggagatggaggaCGACTACGACTACTACGGGCAGCAAAGGGTGCAGATCCTGGAGCGCAATGAGTCCGAGGAGTGCACGGAAGACACCGACCAGGCCGAGGGCACCGAGAGTGAGCCCAAGGGTGAAAGCTTCGACTCGGGCGTCAGCTCCTCCATAGGCACCGAGCCCGACTCCGTGGAGCAGCAGTTCGGGCCCGGGGCGGCGCGGGACAGCCAGGCCGAACCCGCCCAACCTGAGCAGGCTGCGGAAGCCCCGGCCGAGGGCGCCCCGCAGCCGCACCAGCTAGAGACCGGTGCCTCCTCCCCCGAAAGAAGCAACGAGGTGGAGGTGGACAACACGGTGATCACTGTCAGCAACAGCTCCGACAAAAGTGTCCTGCAGCAGCCTTCGGTCAACACGTCCATCGGGCAGCCATTGCCAAGTACCCAGCTCTACTTACGCCAGACCGAAACCCTCACCAGCAACTTGAGGATGCCTCTGACCTTAACCAGCAACACGCAGGTCATTGGCACAGCCGGTAACACCTACCTGCCGGCCCTCTTTACTACCCAGCCTGCGGGCAGCGGCCCCAAGCCTTTCCTCTTCAGCCTGCCGCAGCCCCTGGCAGGCCAGCAGACCCAGTTTGTGACAGTGTCCCAGCCCGGCCTGTCGACCTTTACTGCACAGCTGCCAGCGCCACAGCCCCTGGCCCCATCCGCAGGCCACAGCACAGCCAGTGGGCAGGGCGAAAAAAAGCCTTATGAGTGCACTCTCTGCAACAAGACTTTCACCGCCAAACAGAACTACGTCAAGCACATGTTCGTACACACAG GTGAGAAGCCCCACCAATGCAGCATCTGCTGGCGCTCCTTCTCCTTAAAGGATTACCTTATCAAGCACATGGTAACACACACGGGAGTGAGGGCGTACCAGTGTAGCATCTGCAACAAGCGCTTCACCCAGAAGAGCTCCCTCAACGTGCACATGCGCCTCCACCGGGGCGAGAAGTCCTATGAGTGCTACATCTGCaaaaagaagttctcccacaAGACCCTCCTGGAGCGACACGTGGCCCTGCACAGTGCCAGCAACGGGACCCCTCCTGCGGGCACACCCCCGGGGTCCCGCGCTGGCCCCCCCGGGGTGGTGGCCTGCACGGAGGGGACCACCTATGTCTGCTCCGTCTGTCCAGCAAAGTTTGACCAAATCGAGCAGTTCAACGACCACATGAGGATGCACGTGTCTGATGGATAA
- the ZBTB20 gene encoding zinc finger and BTB domain-containing protein 20 isoform X2 → MTERIHSINLHNFSNSVLETLNEQRNRGHFCDVTVRIHGSMLRAHRCVLAAGSPFFQDKLLLGYSDIEIPSVVSVQSVQKLIDFMYSGVLRVSQSEALQILTAASILQIKTVIDECTRIVSQNVGDVFPGIQDSGQDTPRGTPESGTSGQSSDTESGYLQSHPQHSVDRIYSALYACSMQNGSGERSFYSGAVVSHHETALGLPRDHHIEDPSWITRIHERSQQMERYLSTTPETTHCRKQPRPVRIQTLVGNIHIKQEMEDDYDYYGQQRVQILERNESEECTEDTDQAEGTESEPKGESFDSGVSSSIGTEPDSVEQQFGPGAARDSQAEPAQPEQAAEAPAEGAPQPHQLETGASSPERSNEVEVDNTVITVSNSSDKSVLQQPSVNTSIGQPLPSTQLYLRQTETLTSNLRMPLTLTSNTQVIGTAGNTYLPALFTTQPAGSGPKPFLFSLPQPLAGQQTQFVTVSQPGLSTFTAQLPAPQPLAPSAGHSTASGQGEKKPYECTLCNKTFTAKQNYVKHMFVHTGEKPHQCSICWRSFSLKDYLIKHMVTHTGVRAYQCSICNKRFTQKSSLNVHMRLHRGEKSYECYICKKKFSHKTLLERHVALHSASNGTPPAGTPPGSRAGPPGVVACTEGTTYVCSVCPAKFDQIEQFNDHMRMHVSDG, encoded by the exons ATGACCGAGCGCATTCACAGCATCAACCTTCACAACTTCAGCAATTCCGTGCTCGAGACCCTCAACGAGCAGCGCAACCGTGGCCACTTCTGTGACGTGACGGTGCGCATCCACGGGAGCATGCTGCGCGCACACCGCTGCGTGCTGGCCGCCGGCAGCCCCTTCTTCCAGGACAAGCTGCTGCTGGGCTACAGCGACATCGAGATCCCGTCGGTGGTGTCGGTGCAGTCGGTGCAAAAGCTCATTGACTTCATGTACAGCGGCGTGCTGCGCGTCTCACAGTCGGAAGCCCTGCAGATCCTCACGGCCGCCAGCATCCTGCAGATCAAAACTGTCATCGATGAGTGCACGCGCATCGTGTCGCAGAACGTGGGCGATGTGTTCCCGGGGATCCAGGACTCAGGCCAGGACACGCCACGGGGCACTCCTGAGTCGGGCACCTCCGGCCAGAGCAGCGACACCGAGTCAGGCTACCTGCAGAGCCACCCGCAGCACAGCGTGGACAGGATCTACTCGGCGCTGTACGCCTGCTCCATGCAGAACGGCAGCGGCGAGCGCTCCTTCTACAGCGGCGCAGTAGTCAGCCACCACGAGACTGCGCTCGGCCTGCCCCGCGACCACCACATAGAAGACCCCAGCTGGATCACGCGCATCCACGAGCGCTCGCAGCAGATGGAGCGCTACCTGTCCACCACCCCCGAGACCACGCACTGCCGCAAGCAGCCCCGGCCCGTGCGCATCCAGACCCTGGTGGGCAACATCCATatcaagcaggagatggaggaCGACTACGACTACTACGGGCAGCAAAGGGTGCAGATCCTGGAGCGCAATGAGTCCGAGGAGTGCACGGAAGACACCGACCAGGCCGAGGGCACCGAGAGTGAGCCCAAGGGTGAAAGCTTCGACTCGGGCGTCAGCTCCTCCATAGGCACCGAGCCCGACTCCGTGGAGCAGCAGTTCGGGCCCGGGGCGGCGCGGGACAGCCAGGCCGAACCCGCCCAACCTGAGCAGGCTGCGGAAGCCCCGGCCGAGGGCGCCCCGCAGCCGCACCAGCTAGAGACCGGTGCCTCCTCCCCCGAAAGAAGCAACGAGGTGGAGGTGGACAACACGGTGATCACTGTCAGCAACAGCTCCGACAAAAGTGTCCTGCAGCAGCCTTCGGTCAACACGTCCATCGGGCAGCCATTGCCAAGTACCCAGCTCTACTTACGCCAGACCGAAACCCTCACCAGCAACTTGAGGATGCCTCTGACCTTAACCAGCAACACGCAGGTCATTGGCACAGCCGGTAACACCTACCTGCCGGCCCTCTTTACTACCCAGCCTGCGGGCAGCGGCCCCAAGCCTTTCCTCTTCAGCCTGCCGCAGCCCCTGGCAGGCCAGCAGACCCAGTTTGTGACAGTGTCCCAGCCCGGCCTGTCGACCTTTACTGCACAGCTGCCAGCGCCACAGCCCCTGGCCCCATCCGCAGGCCACAGCACAGCCAGTGGGCAGGGCGAAAAAAAGCCTTATGAGTGCACTCTCTGCAACAAGACTTTCACCGCCAAACAGAACTACGTCAAGCACATGTTCGTACACACAG GTGAGAAGCCCCACCAATGCAGCATCTGCTGGCGCTCCTTCTCCTTAAAGGATTACCTTATCAAGCACATGGTAACACACACGGGAGTGAGGGCGTACCAGTGTAGCATCTGCAACAAGCGCTTCACCCAGAAGAGCTCCCTCAACGTGCACATGCGCCTCCACCGGGGCGAGAAGTCCTATGAGTGCTACATCTGCaaaaagaagttctcccacaAGACCCTCCTGGAGCGACACGTGGCCCTGCACAGTGCCAGCAACGGGACCCCTCCTGCGGGCACACCCCCGGGGTCCCGCGCTGGCCCCCCCGGGGTGGTGGCCTGCACGGAGGGGACCACCTATGTCTGCTCCGTCTGTCCAGCAAAGTTTGACCAAATCGAGCAGTTCAACGACCACATGAGGATGCACGTGTCTGATGGATAA